The genome window TTGAGCGAGGATAATTACTTGTggccaagtaattaattaataatctgAATCAATAAACAAATTAGGGGATAATTAGAGAAAATAGGCTATGCTAAAAtatgagagcatctccaatggtgttgGCTAaaagtggttggctaaattggaccagtaagacattatgtaaaattcgTTGAAGCTGTAATCCCTTTTGTTTcgatggtactggctatattggttggatatatttcaaaaatagtaagttattattctttcaagttgttataaatagaatgaaTATTATCATATGGTAATATATAATACGAAATCTTGCAACAAATATTGCTACACGCCTGTAGTGGTTGGCCAAATATATTGGTTGGATATATTTTTAGACAAGGGTTATATGTGGTCGGAGTGAAgcaaatttcacacattatctataatttttatttatggtatgatttaatgaattttagctAAAGGTTTTGATGGATTGGAGACATAACAGTAATCATACTTGATAAGCAACATGTTAAACCAATATATTTTTACTGTATAATTTACctaatcataattataaataattttataaaaatacatatcgttctctttaataaaattttatattatcaatataACTAATGATAATCATTTCATTTATCACACTTGGTGATGCCTCTGAAACCATAGAGTCCACGTAAAAATGGACGGAAAGTAGTCGACCAGTGCCCAAAGGGTTATTCTGCTCTGAATTTAACTAGCTGAAAGATATATAGGCCCAGAAAAGTTGTCTATAGGCCCAGAGGACAAAAAGAGGCTTCTTTCTTACCATGCATAATTTTGGAATAATAATCTGCCTGTTCTGTCTCTTAAAAATAAGTGTTATTCATCttttacacgcattttaagaattttaagatagtaaaaattgtatttttaaatattatttttcagatttcatatatttcaaataaagtTATAGAtgtcaaattttaatttgaactaTTACATGTAAATATGTCTTTTTATTCCTCAAATTActtgtaaaaaatcaaaactgTTAATGTGCGTGCACGACTGAACACTAGATTAGGTTGACTGAACACTAGATTATGTTTTTCTATCAAATATAtttggttattttttttattgattatttcttgtaatttattatatttttatttattataatattaatatttatttgaaacaattatgatataaatattagattaataaatttctttgaAATATGATAtgatttctatatatataattaagtgatgTAGAAATGTGATTATAAGAATTATATTGATATTTCTAGTCGGTTTTGGGAAATATTCTCTTActacttagaaatttttataaaattttcagattttaattcaAATCCGAATCGAACCGAAAATCGACGGTCTGGGTTTTGTTTTTAATCTTAGATTTTAATTTGGTCCGgttttgattatgaagaaaaaattcaattcgaatttattttttgtcaaaatcGAATTATAACGACTACAATAGCTGAATATGATTTGAAGATTCGTTTCGTAAACTAGTGAGAACatggttttaaaatatttggtcCTAGAGTTGAACATGTTGGGTAAGAAATAAAGGTTTACACAACTTGCCTCTTGCGACATAGCAATGCCATGTTACTATGTAACTAGTCAACTGTTTTTCATTCGTTAACAAGATGTAATCACCAACTGCTTTCACTCCCATAAATTGGTAACGTACAGCTTTGATTTCCAGAGTACACAGTACTTGatagtataataatatcatTCCAACTACTGTAAGAAGAATCGTGTGGAGTAACAAACATGCTTATCTGTTCATATTATTATCCCAGTTGACCTGGAGAATTCGAAGTCGTCGAAGACTCTGCATAATGTTAATTGACAGTGTAGCTTCTTCAAAATGCATATAAAGCAAGTTGTTTCAGTTGTTTCATCTCTTAGCATCCGTCCTTACATCTAATTTGAGTGCCTCAGCGACTTTTAAGTAGAGGTAATTTTCTTTAATCTTTCGAgaactggtcacttaacatgtCGTGACTTGATTGCGTGACTACATTGATATGTTTTGGTGATTGATGATCAGGAGGAGAAATGGCTGGAACTGGAACAGGTGGTTCAGCATTTTTACGGCATGAGCACTCTATTGATATAATTACCCCGCCGCATCCACCTCTGCCGATCACTCCTTCTCCACCGCATCATCCTCGTTCTGCACCTAAGTTCCCTTCAGATATTTATCTTTCTGGTTAGCCTTTTTCATTGTCATTACACGTACgtgtttttgtgtttatatatatatgtttacagTATCGCAATTCATTTACCTCAATGTGCTAGGAGTGCTACTTTTGGGTGCCCATATTTGGGGCATAGGggcttgatcatattatattttaacattcacCCAATTTTTAAGTATCACTTTAGCTTTGTGtccatatttaaatataagaatattgaGGTTGCGGGGAGTAGAACCCAGTCTCCCGTGAGCTCAGTtgtgataccatgttaagtgaccaattctcccaaaATCTAAAGGTGTTAGGGAGGACTTATCAGGATCGTATTATATTCTTAACACAAACAATCCCATACGTATGAGTCTTTTAGGACGCCCAAGAACAAGAGGTTAAAAtgcacacaaataattaatggAGCTATAAATCTTCTTGACCATATTgttcttcatttttatcagaggaTTGAAAGAGTTGACTACATTTTCCTACACCTAACTTTCTTTTCTCTTGTGGAAAACCGAGGATGAACATGAGAAgacataaaattaataataatgaccTCATAAAGTATGCTGGAGGTAgtttgatttaattgatttggtGCAAGTAAATTTTTAGGTACCAAATGATGTCAATATTGTCTACtctattctctctttttttccttcttcattcttcgatttaaaaaatatttattcttcaaATAATGAGACTACGATGTTGTGCACTAAGCTTTTATCTTTGAACTTTGTAGAGGATGAAAGGAAAAATTACCTAGCTATATGTTTGCCCCTCTATGAAGCCGCACTTAAAGGTGACTGGCAAACTGCACAAAAAATCATAAGCAAATGTCCAAAAGTGATTAATGTGAGCATTACCAAGAATTATGAAACTGTTCTTCACATTGTCTCGTCAACAAAGCATGCTCACTTTGTGGAAGAGCTGTTAAAGTTAATGAAACCTGAGGACTTGGATCTTCAAAACAAAAACCGGAATACAGCTCTCTGTTTAGCAGCAGCAGCTGGAACAGTAAAAATTGTTGAGATGATGGTGGAGGTGGAGCCTAACCTTCTCATGATACGCGGAAACAATAATATGTCACCACTCTTGATGGCAGCTTTGTTTGGACACAAAGAGATGGTGTCATATCTTTACTCTCGGACTGATAACATGACAGGCGGTGATTGGACTGATACGGATAGAATAATGCTACTAAATGCTTGCATCAGTGCAAAACTATATGGTAAGCTTTCTCCTGGTAGCAACATACTGACTAATAAAAGCAAGTTATTTATTAATCTTATATGTTTCCTATGTCATTTTGGAAAGAATAAGTGTGATTACTTTTCATTATCCCTTTTTATCTTCGATGCCAAATTAAATGATGCAAAACAGATGCACTGAGATCACAAGGGTTCACAAGAACTGACAGAATATAGTTAGCTTCTAATTATTGACGCCAGAACCTACAAAAAACCTAGTTTTGTCATATCTTATAGGTCTAATTGTATTGCAATAATTGATGATCAACAATTTGTAATATGGAAGACAACAGAACCCTTGTCTGGGAATAAGACCTGTTGAATTAGAAATATGCAGGACAAAAAGCCTTGTTTTTTCAGTATAGATATTGAGCTTGACATTTAGCGAAGTTCAAATATCCTGATGCCGTGTACCTGGATTCTGAAGTATCCCAGTTTAAGATCTTGATCATAAAACCACTTATTACTATAACTTCGGCCTCAGAATTTATCACGCTTTTCTGTTTCAGCGAATGACTTGTACTGTCTtgctatatatttactgatttGATTTACGCTGTAGTTCCATTTAAGTTGTTATAACAGTTTGTTAATTTTTGAAGATGTGGCATTAAAATTATTGGACAAACACAAGAAAAAGCTGGCATTGGCAACTGACAAGAATGCACTCCATATATTGGCTAGAAATCCATCAGAATTTGCTGGAATACGGCAGCCTGTTTATTGGAGACTACTTAATAAAAGTAAGTTTGATGCATATAAtagttttttatataaataaaaaggtTTAAGAAATCAAGAAGAAACCAACTTTCTAAAAGGAAAAACTGAACTCGCTTTAGGTTCTCTATGATGTCTACGATGTTTATTAATATCACtcgattaatatatttttacagtAATTCCTGGACCAAGAATAGGACCTGGTGAGAAGAAATGTCAAGCACTTGAAATAGTCAAGGTAATTTGGGGAGAGATTGTTCAACAGAAGGATGATGACATATGGGACATAATCAGAGGCCCTCAAGAGATTGTAAGAGTTGAAGAAAAAGACCAACCTAATGCTAGGTATGTTGAGAAAAAAGTACATCAGTCCCGGCTTCTGTTTGTCGCTGCTTCATTGGGCAACACTGAATTTTTGATCGAGCTTCTTCGATTGTGTCCTGAGCTGATATGGAAAATAGATGACTATGAACGGACAATTTTCCACGTGGCAGTTTTACATCGTCAGGAGAGTGTCTACAATCTGTTATACGAGATAGGATCAATTAAGGACCTTGTAACTACTTTTAGGGACACAGGTGGCAACAATATACTGCACTTGGCTGCTATGATGCCAGAACAAAATCGACTCCATATTGTGTCGGGAGTAGCTCTTCAAATGCAGCGGGAACTACTATGGTTCAAGGTACTGTCCCTTCTTTAGAACTTACCTCTAAGAAGAAAAACTTTCTTTTCTACCAACTAAGAAGAGtaccttttttatatattctttggGGCAACGGCCAATTACAGACATTTAAATAGTCATGTACACATGTCTCCACAGAGGCATGAACCGTTACCTCTCATTACCATGAATAAGAGGGGCACCCCGTAGGAAGTCTAGCAGATCTGCCCTCCAATTTTCTCAAACTTACATGCTATTCCTATATGTTAAATCTTACCCTTCCGTAACAAGTTGATATGAAATTCTTTTAGGAAGTAGAAGCTATGGTGCATCCTTCTTTAAGAGGAATGAAGAACAATAAGGGAAAAACTCCCGAAGCTTTATTCAGTGCTCAGCATGCAGATTTGATGGAAAAAGGGGAAACCTGGATGAAGGATACAGCATCTCAGTGCATGGTTGTTGCTGCCCTCATAGCTACAATTATGTTTGCAGCAGCTTTTACTTTACCTGGTGGTAGCAATCAGGATAGTGGGCATccaatattcaaaaaaagaagtgCCTTTATGGTGTTTGTAATAACAGACGCCATATCATTGTTCAGCTCCTCAGCTTCGATACTTATGTTCTTGGCCATTCTCACAGCACGTTATGCAGAAGGAGATTTCTTGAGATCTTTACCTATAAAGTTGATGATTGGGCTCCTGGCACTTTTTATTTCAATTACTACGATGATGATTGCCTTCAGTGCGAGCTTCTTCCTAGTTTACACAAAAGGTATGAAATGGGTACCTTATCTGATCTCCGGATTGGCTGGAGTGCCTGTTATTCTATTTGCTAGACTTCAGTACCGTCTACTTTTTGATGTGGTTCGGACAACATTCAGTTCCAGGTTTCTGTTCAAGCCTAGGAAACATATGCTTTACTAAAGCAttccatttttatttatgtTCATTATTTGATATGTTGTGACAGTTTATCTTCTGCTCAAAATGTACTCTGGTCCCACTTCATATTTCAGGAATGTGAGctcatatattttttgttgaacTCAACACACGAATACAAGTTCCATTCTTTTTCAATCTGTAAGGTGCTGACAAAGGGAAATAAAAGATGTTTTTGTTGGTTCTAGCATTAGTAGAATGTGTAATCCACATTGAATTTAACAGTTTACACTTTGCAGTCAGCACTACCTAACACTTGATGCTTTTTGGTCCTTGTCATGAATCTGTATATCCTACATAACAAACATACTATGGTAGTATGGAGTTTTGAAGTGCCATTCTGATTTGTGCACAAAGCCCCCTGTTGTGTCTAATGCCTCGCTGGCTTCAGTTCCTAGGAATCAATCAGCGACAAAATACTCTAATCTAATAACCATTATATGCCATCATCCAACTGGTTAGAACTGCTGCACAATCTTAACTCtgcattttatttgaaaatttgtcCCAACTCATCACAGGAAGAGTAGCTTATATGTAAAATGTGTGtgaattctgaataaaaataacaaatcaaGTAACGCCTGTAGCACAGGTGTGGATCAGTGGATGGGTGATGTAGCTGGTTAAGGTAACCTGTCCTTGTTTAGGAACTATGCAGATCATACTGTAATTAGTCAACTGCATGTTTTCATCAGATGATTGGCTTTCCCAAACCCCAGCTGTCGAGtagtacatatataataacattTTTACAACAACTCCAAGTATAATTGAGAATTGAATAACTAATTATCCAGTCACACATGCTTATCTGTTGTATTACAGTAATCATAGCCGATGTGGACAAGTTAAGGTCATGAAAAGTCTGCTGCTGAATGTTCAGTGACAACGTAAGACTCATCGCCTTCAATATAAAGAAAGCAGGGTGTTTCATCTCATTCTTGCTTACAAACAATCTATGCTTGTTTAGTGAAGGTGTATCAGCAGATTATGAGTGAAGGTAAGCTCCTTGAACTAACACTCCCATATTGACTCAGCTCTTTAATTTATCTTACTCTGCGCCTTTTATCTACTAATCTGTCTTGCTTGCAATGTTGAAACAGAAGGAGTAATGGCAGGGACAAGTACTCCGAAATCATCTGCTGACATTGAACTACAGCCACATCACTCTATTGACATCACAACAGCTCAACCAAATTTTCCTTCATCTATATATGTTTCTGGTATGTAGTCATGTTATTATACAAATCAAACTAATCGAACCTATGATTTAACGGTGCAGATGTAGGTCATGTATAAGAATTTTTCCAACATAATAATCACATCAAATTCTATAAACAAATGTAACTCTAAtgcatttagcaaaaaaataaaatagataacTATAGTAGAATACATATCAAAATTCTATAAACTGCATGATAAGCTCTGATGTAgaacttatattacttaatttCTTGATTGGCCTCCACAAAAGTCTCTGCTTCTATCTGTGGAAGCCAGGAATCTGATCCAGATAATAATATAACCATAAGAAGTTGTACCTGTGGACTGGTAGTTTATTTTGTGTCATATGAAGAAGTTTTAAGGCACCAATATGATGTCGATGACCGTTCATTTTGTTATTATAAAACAGAAGGCTCAACTCAAAAGCAAAAGGAGGTAGATAGTTAAAAATAAGAAGATTTGAAATATCAGTACCAAGCTCTTATGCTTGTATTTTACACAGATAGAGAAAAGTACCAAACCATCTGTTTGCCGCTCTATGAAGCTGCACTCAAAGGTGATTGGCATGCTGCTCAAGGAATCATAGGCAAATATCCACAGGTGATAAATGTGAGCATTACTATGTATCATGATACTGCTCTTCACATTGCATCATCGACGAAACACACTCACTTTGTAGAAGAGCTAGTGAAGTTAATGCAAGCGGAGGACCTGGAACTTCAAAACTCTTACTTGAATACAGCGCTCTGTTTAGCAGCAGCAGCTGGAACTGTTAAAATTGCAGAGATATTGGTAAAAAAGAACCCAAACCTTCTCACAAAGCGGGGAGCCAACAATATGTCACCACTCTCCTTGGCGGCTTTGTTTAGACACAATGGCATGGTTTCATGTCTTTattctaaaagtaataatatGACGGATGATGAGTGGACTGGCACGGACAGAGTAATGCTACTGCAGGCTTGTATCAGTGCAAATCTTTATGGTAAGCTTTCTTTAGGTAGGAACatattatcaattataaaaaatctAGTTATTTCATGTGTTATTAGCTTTCTTTACGTTCTAAATCTAAGTAAATTATATATGCATTTTGTTTTGGTAGATATATTTAGCGGTGTTAAAATAATGCACGCAGACTTGATTGCAAGGAATTTGTTAACACATTTAAATCTAGCCCTTTATGTGATGCCAGCATCTACCTAAATGAAAAGAAAGACACAAGTTTTCTTTATGTGATAACTGTAATGTTATTGCAATTATTTTATGGTCAATAATCTACAAAATCAAACAAGACAAATTGTCTGAACATTACACCGGTGAATTTTAAGGTTTTGTTTACTGTAAAttgtttttacaaaattatgtcaTAGGGGATTCATCAGCACTGCATGGTCTCAGAGTATATATGTCAATCTGTGGCTTTAGATCCAGGGTGATACTTAGCTGATACTTATTTTGCATTACTGATATTGTGCTTGACATTCAGAAAATTTCAAACATCTTGATGCAACACATCATGATTCTTAAGTATCTTACAATTAATTTAGTTGCTCCGTACCAGTTTCATAGTTAAGAGCTGAATCAAACTACTAATAAGGATTTATAAATTCAGTCTAAAATTTCTTATTCTTCCTATTTCATTGAAGGTCTTGGACTAGTAGATTCTTATGGTTGGCTTGTCATGCTATAAACATTAGCTTCACTTAATCTGTTacagcttttcatcaattttgtAGATATTGCACTGAAATTATTGCACCATCACAAGAAAGAACTGGCTTTGGCAACTGACAAGAATGCACTACACGTTTTGGCCAGAAATCCATCAGTATTGGAGGAAACAACGCAGGCTTTTTTTTGGAGACTATTTAATCCTTGTAAGTTATCCactgataaatttttttgagaCGCCTGCAATATTcttaataattaaaagataGAAAAATTCAGGGGAGAGAAACACTTATCTTGTCTGAAAGAGAAAGAAGTGAAGCGATTCAGTGTCCTCTATGGTGTGTGTAACATATATATAGTTCATTTCAATAATATTCTTTTCTCACAGTACTTTTTGGACCAAAAATAAGTTCTGATCATAAGAAGAAATGTCA of Daucus carota subsp. sativus chromosome 3, DH1 v3.0, whole genome shotgun sequence contains these proteins:
- the LOC108215240 gene encoding ankyrin repeat-containing protein ITN1-like isoform X2, with the translated sequence MAGTGTGGSAFLRHEHSIDIITPPHPPLPITPSPPHHPRSAPKFPSDIYLSEDERKNYLAICLPLYEAALKGDWQTAQKIISKCPKVINVSITKNYETVLHIVSSTKHAHFVEELLKLMKPEDLDLQNKNRNTALCLAAAAGTVKIVEMMVEVEPNLLMIRGNNNMSPLLMAALFGHKEMVSYLYSRTDNMTGGDWTDTDRIMLLNACISAKLYDVALKLLDKHKKKLALATDKNALHILARNPSEFAGIRQPVYWRLLNKIIPGPRIGPGEKKCQALEIVKVIWGEIVQQKDDDIWDIIRGPQEIVRVEEKDQPNARYVEKKVHQSRLLFVAASLGNTEFLIELLRLCPELIWKIDDYERTIFHVAVLHRQESVYNLLYEIGSIKDLVTTFRDTGGNNILHLAAMMPEQNRLHIVSGVALQMQRELLWFKEVEAMVHPSLRGMKNNKGKTPEALFSAQHADLMEKGETWMKDTASQCMVVAALIATIMFAAAFTLPGGSNQDSGHPIFKKRSAFMVFVITDAISLFSSSASILMFLAILTARYAEGDFLRSLPIKLMIGLLALFISITTMMIAFSASFFLVYTKVIIADVDKLRS
- the LOC108215240 gene encoding ankyrin repeat-containing protein ITN1-like isoform X1; this encodes MAGTGTGGSAFLRHEHSIDIITPPHPPLPITPSPPHHPRSAPKFPSDIYLSEDERKNYLAICLPLYEAALKGDWQTAQKIISKCPKVINVSITKNYETVLHIVSSTKHAHFVEELLKLMKPEDLDLQNKNRNTALCLAAAAGTVKIVEMMVEVEPNLLMIRGNNNMSPLLMAALFGHKEMVSYLYSRTDNMTGGDWTDTDRIMLLNACISAKLYDVALKLLDKHKKKLALATDKNALHILARNPSEFAGIRQPVYWRLLNKIIPGPRIGPGEKKCQALEIVKVIWGEIVQQKDDDIWDIIRGPQEIVRVEEKDQPNARYVEKKVHQSRLLFVAASLGNTEFLIELLRLCPELIWKIDDYERTIFHVAVLHRQESVYNLLYEIGSIKDLVTTFRDTGGNNILHLAAMMPEQNRLHIVSGVALQMQRELLWFKEVEAMVHPSLRGMKNNKGKTPEALFSAQHADLMEKGETWMKDTASQCMVVAALIATIMFAAAFTLPGGSNQDSGHPIFKKRSAFMVFVITDAISLFSSSASILMFLAILTARYAEGDFLRSLPIKLMIGLLALFISITTMMIAFSASFFLVYTKGMKWVPYLISGLAGVPVILFARLQYRLLFDVVRTTFSSRFLFKPRKHMLY